TAAAGAACCCTATGGATATCTCACAAAACGATGCACAAGTTATAGTTCCAGAACTAGCCCAGATTTATCGAGCGCTTGAATCCCAATTGGGCGAAACCGATCGCCATCGTGTCCCCTCCCTACAGGAATCTCGGCTAGAAGCAGAAAACGAAACGGTCATGGTTCTCGAAGACCGCTCAGACTGGAAACAAGTGATAGAGCTGTGGCGAGAAGAAAACATGCCCTCAGAACAAATTATCTTTATGTTCCATGAGATGCTCGATCTGTGGGAACAACTCGAAACCGTCAATTGTCGCCAAAGCCTCCTAGAATTAAGTAACCTGCTACTCGATGAAGATGAAATTCTCTGCCTCAAACGCTTACATCCTGACACCAATCCTGAAACGGTAAGCTTGAGAGAGTTGGGTAAAGTTTGGCAACAATTGTTTCAACAGTCAGAGATGACTCAGGTGGGATCGCTACTGTCCCTATTGCAAGACCTAAAAGGGGAAAAAATGACATCCGTCGATCAAGTGCGCGATCGCCTAGAAAAAATTTTAGCCGAAGAACAGGGCGATCCCGACCTGGACGACGACGAAAGCCTTGCCCCCCTCTATGGGGAAGAAGAACTCGATCAGGACAAAACCCAACCGATTGACTACAGCGATTACAATCCCTCCGGATTTCCTACCCCCACCCAGACGGCTTCCTCGGCTTCTCCCTTCGAGGATATGCCCACTGTGGTGTTACCGATGCAACTGTTTAGCCTCGATTATGCCGGAGCAACCGACAAGGGAATGCAGCGAGACCACAATGAAGACAGCTTTCTGATTCATACCCAATTAGAACGCATTGAAGATAAAACCGGGCGCACCATCCACGCCAAAGGGTTATATATTCTCTGTGATGGGATGGGGGGCCATGCGGGAGGAGAACAAGCGAGTATGGTTGGGGTAAAAACCCTGAAAGAGTATTTTCAAACCCATTGGTTTAACCTACCCGATTCTGAATCTCGCCTGCCTTCGACTGAATGTATTGAAGAAGGTATATTCCAGGCCAATCAAGCTATCTATGATATCAATCAATCCCAAAGTCGTACCGGAAGTGGACGCATGGGCACTACATTGGTGTTGGTCTTAATTCAAGATGTTCATGTGGCCGTTGCCCATGTGGGGGATAGTCGGTTATATATGTTTAGCCGCAAACAAGGGTTAACGGCATTAACTCAAGACCATGATGTGGCCCAACGGGAAATTAAGCGGGGGTTAGAACCGGAATTAGCGTTTGCTCGTCCGGATGCCTATCAATTGACCCAAGCTTTGGGCCCACGCCATAACGATTTTGTCAAACCGGATATTTATTGTTTTGAACTTAATCAAGATAGTCTGTTGCTGTTAAGCTCTGATGGTCTCACGGATAATGATTTAGTGGAAAAGCATGTGGGTAGCCATATTGAACCGCTCATGAGTTCTCGTGCCAATCTGGAGCGGGGAGTAAGTGATTTAATTGATTTGGCTAATGAACAGAATGGCCATGACAATATTACGGTGGTATTGGTGCGGGCTAAGGTGCGCCCGAATTTGGGAGGTTTGAGCCGTTAGGGGATGCTTGGAGAAAGTCGCTGTGGTTTGAGGTTCGATGATGCAAGGGACGATTACCCTGACGTTGTTAGATCCAAAGGAAGGAG
The window above is part of the Roseofilum capinflatum BLCC-M114 genome. Proteins encoded here:
- a CDS encoding serine/threonine phosphatase → MDISQNDAQVIVPELAQIYRALESQLGETDRHRVPSLQESRLEAENETVMVLEDRSDWKQVIELWREENMPSEQIIFMFHEMLDLWEQLETVNCRQSLLELSNLLLDEDEILCLKRLHPDTNPETVSLRELGKVWQQLFQQSEMTQVGSLLSLLQDLKGEKMTSVDQVRDRLEKILAEEQGDPDLDDDESLAPLYGEEELDQDKTQPIDYSDYNPSGFPTPTQTASSASPFEDMPTVVLPMQLFSLDYAGATDKGMQRDHNEDSFLIHTQLERIEDKTGRTIHAKGLYILCDGMGGHAGGEQASMVGVKTLKEYFQTHWFNLPDSESRLPSTECIEEGIFQANQAIYDINQSQSRTGSGRMGTTLVLVLIQDVHVAVAHVGDSRLYMFSRKQGLTALTQDHDVAQREIKRGLEPELAFARPDAYQLTQALGPRHNDFVKPDIYCFELNQDSLLLLSSDGLTDNDLVEKHVGSHIEPLMSSRANLERGVSDLIDLANEQNGHDNITVVLVRAKVRPNLGGLSR